The Tardibacter chloracetimidivorans region GTCGCAGTCGCCATCTGTTGCGACTGACGCGAACCCGATCGAACGAAGGGCTCTGATCACCCCCTCGGGGTCTGGCCTCAGCCGACATGTCATCTCGCAGCGGCTTAAAAAGGATCACTGGACGATGGCCACAAAGTCCCCCCAATCCGTTCCCTCAGTAACGCTGCCGCCCGGGCTGCGTCGCCCGACATGCGCTGACCAGCGCCCTCGGGAGCAGCGCCGCTCGACCATTACGTTCAGTTGGCGGTCTTCTTCTGTTCAGGCCAGCAATTTGAGCGGCGACTGGATCAATAGGCGCATCCCGATAAGCAGCCCCGACGCAGCGATCTCCGCCTGACGGAACGAAATCCGTTTACGGCACGTTGAGGATCGAACCCGCCAAGGAAAGCGCTGCCGAGCCGTGGACGCCGTCAAGGTCTGGACGCCCTATTGCGGAGCCGCCCCGGCTCCGGCCGAACTCCTCGCGCGTTGGAACCTCGACCCTGTGCTGCTGGCGGCGCTTGTCGCGGCCACGCTCGCAGGCGGCTTCGCATTGCGGCCATATCCCGCCCGCCGGAGAGCGTTCCTTGCCGCAATGGCGCTTCTGGCGGTGCTGTTCATATCACCCTTCTGCGCGCTGACATCGGCCCTGTTCTCGGCGCGGGTCGTCCATCATGTGCTGCTGACCGCCTGTGCTGCGCCGCTTCTGGCCGCCGCCATCGGCACGGACAGACATCGCCTTCCTGGCGGGCTTGCGGCCTGGACCGCGCTTCATGGGCTGATCTTCTGGCTGTGGCATGCGCCCCCCGCCTATGCGTGGGCCTTGTCGAGCGATGCCGCCTATTGGCTGATGCAGGCTTCGCTGCTTGCAAGCGCGGCCGGGCTCTGGACGGCCCTGCGAACGGCCCCCGCCCTGGCCGGTGTCGGTGCGCTGCTCGCGACCATGGTCCAGATGGGTGTGCTGGGCGCGCTGATCACCTTCAGCGGCCGCGCGCTTTACGCGCCGCACCTGCTGGGGCCGCAAGACTGGGGCTATTCCCCGCTGGAGGACCAGCAACTCGCCGGGCTGATCATGTGGGCGCCCGGCGCGGCGATCTATCTGGCGGCGGCGCTCGTCCTTCTCGGCCTCTGGCTGCGCGACGAAAGCGCACGGCCACAGCCCGGCTGATGCTGAAGCAGATCAGGGCATGGGCGCGAAGCCACACCGAGCGCGACCGCTATTCACCCGTCGGCATCGCGTTCCACTGGGTGATGGCGTTTCTCGTCCTCTTCCAGCTGGGCTGGGGCTGGTACGCCAGCCGCATGCCGGTGGGCGGCGACAAGCTCCATGCCTATGAAGTCCACAGCGCGGCGGGCCTCCCGGTGCTGCTGCTGGCGATCGGGCGCGTGGCCTGGCGGCTGATCATTCCCGGCCCGGTGAACGATGCGGACCGGCAGGGGCTGCAGACCGACGCCGCCTATGCGATCCATTATCTGTTCTACGCCTGTTTCTTCGGCCTTCCGATCAGCGGATGGGTGATGTGGTCTTCGATCGCAGCGCCGGGGCCGCTCTATCTCGCCGGTGTCATACCCTGGCCGCGCCTGCCGCTGGAGGAACTGCCTGTCATGACCCGCTGGGTTCTGATGGATGCGGCGGAAGATGTTCACCATATCCTAGTCTATCTGCTGCTGCTGGCGGTCCCGCTTCATGTGGTGGCGGCGCTGAAGCACCATTTCTGGGATCATCACGACGTTCTGCGAGGGATGCTTCCCGAGATTCCGGACGCTGAGGACCCCCGCGCAGGCTTGCGGCATAAGCCGCGACCCGGTCAATCTCCCGAGCGCTCAGCCGCAGACTGATGACGGTCATGACATTTCCGGGATCGTTGCGGCGCTCCCCTCGCCGCCAGGCGCTGAGCTGGGCCGCAAGATAAGCGGCAGGCTGCCCGGCCAGCGCCGGATTGGCCGGGCCGACGCCCTCTCCCTCCACGCCATGACAATCGGCGCAGGGCAACAGCCCGCGTGACGGATCGCCCTTCACATAGATCGGAGGGGCGGCGCGTGCGGTTTCAGTAGCAAGCGGGTCGAACGGCATCTCACTGTAATAGGCGGAGACGGCCATTCGGTCGGCCGCCGACAGGCGTCTTGAGATCGCCTCCATCTCCGGATGCAAGCGCAGTCCGGCTGCATAGCCTTCAAGCTGGCGCGTCATATAGCCCATGTCCAGTCCGGCGAGACGCGGCGCACCCGCGCCATTGCCTTCCCCTTCCAGCCCATGACAGGTGAAGCAGGCGTTGGGCGCGCCCGCGTCGCCGCCGCTCACAGCGATGAGATCGCCGGTGCGCTTGAACCGCTCCATCGAGGTCGGATCGGCCGCGCCGCACCCGGCAAGCAGCGCCAACCATGCAAGGGCGCAAACGGAGGGGGATGGCCGCGGACAAGTCGTCACGGGTCGGGAACTTCCACCCTTCCAAGTTGGTTCCCTGTGGAGGTTTCCTCCGTTCCCGGTCCCGATGCGCAAAAAGGTTCAGCTTGTCCGGCATGTCCCGCTTCTGCTTTCAGCCCTATTGGCCGCCTGCAAACCGCTCCCCGATGACCGCCATCACATGCCGGGCGCGAGCGCCGAGCGCGGGCGCGAAGCGATCGAGCGCGTGGGCTGCGGGAGCTGCCACGTGATCCCCGGAATCCGCTGGCCGAAAGGCCGGGTAGGTCCGACGCTTGGCGGATTGCCGCGGC contains the following coding sequences:
- a CDS encoding cytochrome c oxidase assembly protein; this translates as MDAVKVWTPYCGAAPAPAELLARWNLDPVLLAALVAATLAGGFALRPYPARRRAFLAAMALLAVLFISPFCALTSALFSARVVHHVLLTACAAPLLAAAIGTDRHRLPGGLAAWTALHGLIFWLWHAPPAYAWALSSDAAYWLMQASLLASAAGLWTALRTAPALAGVGALLATMVQMGVLGALITFSGRALYAPHLLGPQDWGYSPLEDQQLAGLIMWAPGAAIYLAAALVLLGLWLRDESARPQPG
- a CDS encoding cytochrome b produces the protein MLKQIRAWARSHTERDRYSPVGIAFHWVMAFLVLFQLGWGWYASRMPVGGDKLHAYEVHSAAGLPVLLLAIGRVAWRLIIPGPVNDADRQGLQTDAAYAIHYLFYACFFGLPISGWVMWSSIAAPGPLYLAGVIPWPRLPLEELPVMTRWVLMDAAEDVHHILVYLLLLAVPLHVVAALKHHFWDHHDVLRGMLPEIPDAEDPRAGLRHKPRPGQSPERSAAD
- a CDS encoding c-type cytochrome; this translates as MRKKVQLVRHVPLLLSALLAACKPLPDDRHHMPGASAERGREAIERVGCGSCHVIPGIRWPKGRVGPTLGGLPRQALIAGKLPNRPDELARFVRDAPSLVPGINMPAMPLSSEEARDIAAYLYQMDAR